The Parvibaculaceae bacterium PLY_AMNH_Bact1 genome window below encodes:
- a CDS encoding ATP-binding protein (Derived by automated computational analysis using gene prediction method: Protein Homology.), which produces MAATDQGKSVGKDATSRNTPDIVAVAIVQARLLIIVAGAIFGFLYVSGLTSVEISIIGFFALACGAVGQTYFAEDRRRRDVARAVTDSQAAQSREGIGSVVLEQMQDAVVLLDGDGRIIYHNSSAERFVGLSASGKLVPSVLREPILLDAIERVRTGGDAEEIEYIRPVPVEHHYQVVITPAETAENDGSGTPTLLALHDVTDMKRVEQMRVDFVANASHELKTPLASLSGFIETLQGPAKDDADAHERFLGIMGEQTQRMQRLIEDLMSLSRIELREHMPPRGTVSVSGLVKDVVDAIGPIAERDQVTIDVAMPDDLPMIRGDWDELLQVVQNLVDNAVKYGQSGGRVEISAERIDGLPDSSVGTGVELKVRDFGPGIPREQIPRLTERFYRIDVATSRERGGTGLGLAIVKHILNRHDAELRCDSVVGEGATFSVRFPAA; this is translated from the coding sequence ATGGCGGCGACAGACCAGGGCAAGAGTGTGGGTAAGGACGCGACGTCGCGCAATACGCCGGACATTGTCGCGGTTGCAATCGTTCAGGCACGCCTCCTTATTATTGTGGCGGGCGCGATCTTTGGCTTCCTCTATGTTTCCGGCCTGACATCTGTCGAGATTTCCATCATCGGATTTTTTGCTCTGGCCTGTGGCGCCGTCGGCCAGACTTATTTTGCTGAAGACCGTCGCCGCCGCGATGTGGCGCGCGCAGTCACAGATAGTCAGGCGGCGCAATCCCGTGAGGGCATAGGGAGCGTCGTGCTGGAGCAAATGCAGGATGCCGTCGTGCTTTTGGACGGTGATGGCCGCATCATCTATCACAATAGCTCTGCGGAACGGTTCGTTGGACTGTCTGCGTCAGGCAAGCTCGTGCCGTCCGTATTGCGCGAACCAATTCTGCTGGATGCCATTGAGCGTGTGCGGACTGGCGGCGACGCGGAAGAAATTGAGTATATTCGCCCGGTCCCAGTCGAGCATCACTATCAGGTGGTGATTACACCGGCGGAGACAGCGGAAAATGATGGCTCAGGGACGCCGACGCTGCTCGCGCTACATGATGTGACGGATATGAAAAGGGTTGAGCAGATGCGCGTCGATTTCGTTGCCAATGCCAGCCACGAACTGAAAACACCCCTTGCTTCGCTCTCTGGGTTCATCGAAACGCTGCAAGGTCCGGCGAAGGATGATGCGGACGCCCATGAGAGATTTCTTGGCATTATGGGTGAGCAGACACAACGGATGCAGCGCCTTATTGAGGACTTGATGTCACTGAGCCGCATTGAACTGCGCGAACACATGCCCCCACGGGGAACGGTCAGCGTGTCTGGTCTTGTGAAAGATGTTGTCGATGCAATCGGACCAATCGCTGAGCGCGACCAGGTAACGATTGATGTGGCCATGCCCGACGATCTGCCCATGATCAGGGGCGACTGGGATGAGCTGCTGCAGGTTGTTCAGAACCTGGTGGACAATGCGGTGAAATATGGACAAAGCGGCGGGCGCGTCGAGATTTCGGCAGAGCGTATAGATGGCTTGCCTGATTCTTCGGTTGGCACTGGGGTGGAGTTGAAGGTGCGGGACTTTGGCCCGGGCATTCCCAGGGAACAGATTCCCAGGCTTACCGAGCGTTTCTACCGGATCGATGTGGCGACAAGCCGAGAGCGCGGTGGCACGGGGCTTGGCCTTGCCATCGTCAAACACATCCTGAATCGCCACGACGCCGAGCTCCGGTGTGACAGCGTCGTCGGTGAAGGAGCCACATTTTCCGTCCGTTTTCCGGCTGCATAA